The Bdellovibrio sp. ArHS genome has a window encoding:
- a CDS encoding DUF2239 family protein has translation MTVMAGDLPGYEEALRCLFAKDGENFKKLISKWPKDIRSHVMMLAKAAL, from the coding sequence ATGACGGTAATGGCGGGGGATCTTCCTGGGTACGAAGAGGCTCTTCGCTGTTTGTTTGCTAAAGATGGGGAGAACTTTAAAAAGCTGATTTCTAAATGGCCTAAAGATATTCGTTCACATGTGATGATGCTGGCCAAGGCGGCTTTGTAA
- a CDS encoding methyl-accepting chemotaxis protein, with protein sequence MKNTSLSFKMYFVMAILIAGSVVIAGIGLSRMNRINEALHSIVNEKSARVSIVKDIRSIFYLQLMNERNYILERDPAKMTNIDTLMENRHNELLKKVDDLWAVSTEIGKEEATKFKAAYEMWWKNTKEVKAYVAAGDKGKALYQSQSIGHDIRQTGEEIINGNVQRNEERMSKDAMEAENDYSQAKSLMLTASIVTILLGLSIGTLILRSLSKSINTIIENLSASSNHVSAASQQIASASVELSEATTEQASSLEETVATIEELSSMVNVNANNAGQASKLSSQASEIVSRGEKEMSSLIASMSEISEDSKKISDIITVIDDIAFQTNLLALNAAVEAARAGEQGKGFAVVAEAVRTLAQRSSIAAKDIADLIKSSVGRIEHGSVQVEKSGAVLTEILGAVTKVAHLNQEISSASTEQSNGIGQISKAMNQLDQVTQVNAASSEEAAASAEELSAQAESLKNVISTLVEVIKGKTHEESPMGKASLETPRASRSKMATPVSSRIKAELASSKKNEDLLPLDSAS encoded by the coding sequence ATGAAAAATACAAGTTTGAGTTTTAAAATGTACTTCGTTATGGCAATCCTGATTGCGGGCTCTGTTGTTATTGCAGGCATTGGTTTAAGCCGTATGAATAGAATCAACGAAGCTCTGCATTCGATAGTCAACGAAAAGTCGGCGCGCGTATCTATCGTCAAAGACATTCGTTCTATTTTTTATCTACAGCTTATGAATGAACGCAACTATATCCTTGAGCGTGACCCCGCTAAAATGACCAATATAGATACGTTGATGGAAAATCGCCATAACGAACTTCTTAAGAAAGTAGACGACCTTTGGGCTGTTTCTACAGAAATCGGCAAAGAAGAAGCGACAAAATTTAAGGCCGCCTACGAAATGTGGTGGAAGAACACCAAAGAAGTGAAAGCATATGTCGCTGCTGGAGACAAGGGCAAAGCCCTTTATCAAAGTCAGTCTATAGGTCACGACATTCGTCAAACGGGCGAAGAAATCATCAACGGCAACGTGCAAAGAAACGAAGAGCGCATGAGTAAGGATGCCATGGAAGCTGAAAATGACTATAGTCAGGCGAAAAGCCTGATGTTGACAGCTAGTATAGTAACGATTCTTCTTGGGCTCTCTATCGGTACTTTAATTTTACGTTCTCTTTCAAAGTCGATTAATACAATTATCGAAAACCTTTCGGCGTCCTCAAATCATGTTTCCGCAGCATCTCAGCAAATCGCCTCCGCTTCGGTAGAGCTTTCTGAAGCGACGACCGAGCAGGCCTCCTCTTTAGAAGAAACGGTGGCGACAATCGAAGAATTGTCGTCGATGGTGAATGTCAATGCCAACAACGCTGGCCAAGCCTCTAAGCTTTCGAGTCAAGCCAGTGAAATCGTGTCTCGCGGTGAAAAAGAAATGAGTTCTTTGATTGCCTCCATGTCTGAGATTTCCGAGGACTCGAAGAAGATTTCCGACATTATCACCGTCATTGACGATATCGCCTTTCAGACGAATCTTTTGGCTCTGAATGCGGCTGTCGAAGCCGCTCGCGCCGGGGAACAAGGAAAAGGTTTTGCCGTCGTCGCCGAAGCAGTCCGGACTTTGGCACAAAGAAGTTCCATCGCCGCAAAAGACATTGCTGATTTGATTAAGTCTAGCGTCGGCAGAATTGAACATGGCAGCGTCCAAGTGGAAAAGAGCGGCGCCGTTCTTACGGAAATTCTTGGAGCGGTGACCAAGGTTGCTCATCTAAATCAGGAAATTTCTTCCGCAAGTACCGAACAGTCCAATGGCATTGGACAAATTAGTAAAGCGATGAATCAGCTAGATCAAGTGACTCAAGTCAACGCCGCTTCTTCTGAAGAAGCCGCCGCTTCGGCTGAAGAATTGTCCGCCCAGGCAGAAAGCTTGAAGAATGTGATTTCAACTCTGGTCGAAGTTATTAAAGGCAAGACCCACGAGGAAAGCCCCATGGGAAAGGCTTCCCTAGAGACTCCTCGGGCCTCGCGATCTAAGATGGCGACGCCCGTGTCATCACGAATCAAGGCCGAACTCGCCTCTTCAAAAAAGAATGAAGATTTACTTCCTCTGGATTCAGCAAGCTAG